One Streptomyces sp. NBC_00102 DNA segment encodes these proteins:
- a CDS encoding aminotransferase class V-fold PLP-dependent enzyme has protein sequence METTPLSETTRPSETTGPGGATGPGETTGPGGATSLERAAAAEFAPTTTYLNTAFAGLLPRRTVAAVTELARANAEGGPVGTGDFEVVDGARAGFARLAGVAADRVAVGTSVAVHVGLIAASLPAYAEVLCPEGEFSSVVAPFAHRRDLRVSYAPLAELAGAVRPTTALVALSAVQSSDGRVADLAAVRAAAGAYGARVLLDTTQSAGWLAVDAGQFDYTVTGGFKFLLCPRGASFLTVTEEAQESLKPIYVGWVAAEDTENGTYGPIDRLALSARRFDSAPAFLSYYGAERSLALLAEIGADALYAHATGLAARFREGLARLGHSTVPGESAIVAAPGLGKRQAELSRAGVSVSDRAGNLRAAFHLYNTEADVDRALDVLGRR, from the coding sequence ATGGAGACCACGCCGCTGAGCGAGACCACCCGACCGAGCGAGACCACCGGACCGGGCGGGGCCACCGGACCGGGCGAGACCACCGGACCGGGCGGGGCCACCTCGTTGGAACGCGCCGCGGCCGCCGAGTTCGCTCCCACCACCACCTACCTCAACACCGCTTTCGCGGGCCTGCTGCCCCGGCGCACCGTCGCCGCCGTCACCGAGCTGGCCCGGGCCAACGCCGAGGGAGGGCCCGTGGGGACCGGGGACTTCGAGGTGGTGGACGGTGCGCGGGCCGGGTTCGCCCGGCTGGCCGGAGTCGCAGCCGACCGGGTCGCCGTCGGGACCTCGGTCGCGGTGCACGTCGGGCTGATCGCGGCCTCACTGCCCGCCTACGCCGAAGTGCTCTGTCCGGAGGGCGAGTTCAGCTCGGTGGTCGCCCCCTTCGCGCACCGGAGGGATCTGCGGGTGTCGTACGCCCCGCTCGCGGAGCTGGCCGGGGCGGTGCGGCCCACCACCGCACTGGTCGCCCTCTCCGCCGTGCAGTCCTCGGACGGCCGGGTCGCCGATCTCGCCGCCGTACGGGCCGCCGCCGGTGCGTACGGGGCCCGGGTGCTGCTGGACACGACGCAGTCGGCGGGCTGGCTGGCCGTGGACGCCGGACAGTTCGACTACACGGTGACCGGCGGCTTCAAGTTCCTGCTCTGCCCGCGCGGCGCCTCGTTCCTCACGGTGACCGAGGAGGCTCAGGAGTCGCTGAAGCCGATCTACGTGGGGTGGGTCGCGGCCGAGGACACGGAGAACGGCACCTACGGCCCGATCGACCGACTCGCGCTCTCCGCGCGGCGGTTCGACTCGGCGCCCGCCTTCCTCTCCTACTACGGGGCCGAGCGTTCGCTCGCCCTGCTGGCGGAGATCGGGGCCGACGCGCTGTACGCGCACGCCACCGGGCTCGCCGCCCGCTTCCGCGAGGGGCTGGCGCGCCTCGGGCACTCCACCGTGCCGGGGGAGTCGGCGATCGTCGCCGCCCCCGGACTCGGCAAGCGCCAGGCGGAGTTGAGCCGGGCCGGTGTCAGCGTCTCCGACCGCGCGGGCAATCTGCGGGCCGCCTTCCACCTCTACAACACCGAGGCGGACGTGGACCGGGCGCTCGACGTGCTCGGCCGGCGGTGA
- a CDS encoding DUF1349 domain-containing protein, protein MTVRLPELPFELEPFGPEGKWSYEDGVLTGRAGAQQDRFVPPGGDSLESTSDAPRLLGTPPPGDFQLLARVKAGFAGAYDAGVLYLHVGEQDWAKICLELSPAVPTICTVVTRGVSDDVNSFTVDGDTFWLRLSRNGGAFAFHASPDGVTWTFVRVFALGDPEATASASVGFLVQAPVGDGCEVTFDRIAFRAEGVADLRDGS, encoded by the coding sequence ATGACCGTGCGACTTCCCGAACTCCCCTTCGAGCTGGAGCCGTTCGGCCCCGAGGGCAAGTGGTCCTACGAGGACGGCGTACTGACCGGTCGCGCGGGCGCCCAACAGGACCGCTTCGTACCGCCCGGCGGAGACTCCCTCGAATCGACCAGCGACGCACCCCGCCTCCTCGGCACCCCGCCGCCCGGTGACTTCCAGCTGCTCGCCCGGGTCAAGGCCGGCTTTGCCGGTGCCTACGACGCGGGCGTCCTCTACCTCCACGTCGGGGAGCAGGACTGGGCGAAGATTTGCCTGGAACTCTCGCCCGCAGTCCCCACCATCTGCACGGTGGTCACCCGGGGCGTCTCCGACGACGTCAACTCCTTCACCGTGGACGGCGACACCTTCTGGCTGCGGCTCAGCCGCAACGGCGGCGCCTTCGCCTTCCACGCCTCGCCGGACGGCGTCACCTGGACCTTCGTCCGGGTCTTCGCCCTCGGCGACCCGGAGGCCACGGCGTCCGCGTCGGTCGGCTTCCTCGTCCAGGCACCCGTGGGCGACGGCTGCGAGGTCACCTTCGACCGGATCGCCTTCCGCGCGGAGGGCGTCGCCGACCTGCGCGACGGCAGCTGA
- a CDS encoding kinase, with amino-acid sequence MRTGTAQTRLVVLRGNSASGKSAVAAGVRERFGRGVALVGQDNLRRTVLRERDRPGAANIGLIDAVTRYALDAGFHVVLEGILYADHYGSMLARLRADHRGPTYGYYLDVPFEETLLRHATKPIAEVVGADDLRSWYRPLDLLPGGTETVIGASSALAETVGRVLRETGLGRLPAVDR; translated from the coding sequence ATGAGAACCGGTACCGCCCAGACCCGTCTCGTCGTGCTGCGCGGGAACTCCGCCTCCGGGAAGTCGGCCGTCGCGGCCGGGGTGCGGGAGCGGTTCGGGCGGGGGGTGGCCCTGGTGGGGCAGGACAATCTGCGCCGGACGGTACTGCGGGAGCGCGACCGGCCCGGGGCGGCGAACATCGGGCTGATCGACGCGGTCACCCGGTACGCCCTCGACGCCGGGTTCCACGTCGTCCTGGAAGGCATCCTCTACGCCGACCACTACGGCTCCATGCTGGCCCGGCTGCGCGCGGACCACCGCGGCCCGACGTACGGCTACTACCTCGACGTGCCGTTCGAGGAGACGCTGCTGCGGCACGCCACCAAGCCGATCGCCGAGGTGGTCGGGGCGGACGACCTGCGGTCCTGGTACCGCCCGCTCGATCTGCTGCCCGGCGGTACGGAGACCGTGATCGGCGCTTCGAGCGCCCTCGCGGAGACGGTCGGGCGGGTGCTGCGGGAGACGGGTCTCGGGCGGCTGCCGGCGGTGGACCGCTGA
- a CDS encoding 2-phosphosulfolactate phosphatase, translating to MDSSFLGIDDLTDTPPVAVVVDVMRAFTVAAWAFARGAEKIVLSGSLEESLALKARHPEWVALKDGPPAPGFDAVNSPGLLRSVDLGGRTVVQKTTAGTVGALAVKDAPLVLCASFVVAEATAEVLRISGTDRVTFVVTGEGGKADEDLACAQYIAGRAAGAGTDAAGFLRRGDESLAATELREGVREGVHPDDVELCLELDRFPFAMVAALEDSLMVLRPHPAPGV from the coding sequence ATGGACAGCTCATTCCTCGGAATCGATGATCTGACGGACACCCCGCCCGTGGCGGTCGTGGTCGACGTGATGCGTGCCTTCACGGTGGCAGCGTGGGCCTTCGCCCGGGGAGCGGAGAAGATCGTGCTCTCCGGGTCTCTGGAGGAATCCCTGGCGCTCAAGGCCCGCCACCCGGAGTGGGTGGCGCTGAAGGACGGCCCGCCCGCGCCCGGGTTCGACGCCGTCAACTCGCCGGGCCTGCTGCGCTCGGTCGACCTCGGCGGACGGACGGTGGTGCAGAAGACCACGGCGGGCACGGTCGGCGCTCTCGCGGTGAAGGACGCTCCGCTGGTGCTGTGCGCGAGCTTCGTGGTGGCGGAGGCGACGGCCGAGGTCCTGCGGATCAGCGGGACCGACAGGGTCACGTTCGTGGTCACCGGCGAGGGCGGTAAGGCCGACGAGGATCTGGCGTGCGCGCAGTACATCGCGGGGCGGGCCGCCGGGGCCGGGACGGACGCTGCCGGGTTCCTCCGCCGCGGGGACGAGTCGCTCGCCGCCACCGAGCTGAGGGAAGGGGTGCGCGAGGGAGTCCACCCCGACGATGTGGAGCTCTGCCTCGAACTCGACCGCTTCCCCTTCGCCATGGTGGCGGCGCTGGAGGACTCGCTCATGGTCCTGCGCCCGCACCCGGCACCTGGGGTCTGA
- a CDS encoding DsbA family oxidoreductase: MRVEIWSDIACPWCYIGKARFEKGLAGFAHRDQVEVVHRSFELDPGRAKGDIELVVDMLAQKYGRTREEVVAMEGNVAANAQAEGLGYRSEGRDHGSTFDIHRLLHLAKARGLQDELLTLAYRANFAEERSVYDDAVLVELAVEAGLDEAEARAVLADPTAYADDVRTDEREASELGANAVPFFVLDRRYGISGGQPSEVFAQALEQAWKDREVTALTPLGDDAAACDADGACEVPQPGVATA, encoded by the coding sequence ATGCGCGTCGAGATCTGGTCGGACATCGCCTGCCCCTGGTGCTACATCGGGAAGGCCCGCTTCGAGAAGGGGCTGGCGGGGTTCGCCCACCGCGATCAGGTCGAGGTGGTGCACCGCTCCTTCGAGCTGGACCCGGGACGCGCCAAGGGCGACATCGAGCTGGTCGTCGACATGCTCGCGCAGAAGTACGGCCGCACCCGCGAGGAGGTCGTCGCGATGGAGGGCAACGTCGCCGCGAACGCGCAGGCCGAGGGGCTCGGGTACCGCAGCGAGGGCCGCGACCACGGCAGCACCTTCGACATCCACCGGCTGCTCCACCTGGCCAAGGCGCGCGGGCTCCAGGACGAGCTGCTGACCCTCGCCTACCGGGCCAACTTCGCCGAGGAGCGCTCCGTCTACGACGACGCGGTGCTGGTCGAGCTGGCCGTCGAGGCCGGTCTCGACGAGGCCGAAGCCCGTGCGGTGCTCGCCGACCCGACCGCGTACGCCGACGACGTACGCACCGACGAGCGCGAGGCGTCCGAACTCGGCGCCAACGCCGTCCCGTTCTTCGTCCTCGACCGGCGGTACGGCATCTCCGGCGGCCAGCCCTCCGAGGTGTTCGCCCAGGCGCTGGAGCAGGCGTGGAAGGACCGCGAGGTGACCGCGCTCACTCCGCTCGGCGACGACGCGGCCGCCTGCGACGCCGACGGCGCCTGCGAGGTCCCGCAGCCGGGCGTGGCCACCGCCTGA
- a CDS encoding carbohydrate ABC transporter permease — protein sequence MTRARRSGSYGVKSAPYAFLIPATLLFLLFFALPIGYAFYLSFRRTEVKGLGLGKGARDEVWAGLANYTDALSDSELLHGALRILGYGLIVVPVMLGLALLFALLLDTERVRLRGFTRLAIFLPYAIPGVVSAMMWGFLYLPDVSPFFWVLDHLGLPQPDLLDGGPLYASLANIAVWGGTGFNMIVIYTALRAIPAEVFEAARLDGCSQWQTALRIKIPMVAPSLVLTFFFSIIATLQVFSEPTTLKPLTNSLSTTWSPLMKVYQDAFVNNDIYAAAAQAVIIAAVTLALSFGFLRAANSRTKQGDAR from the coding sequence GTGACACGCGCACGCCGCAGTGGGTCGTACGGGGTCAAGAGCGCCCCGTACGCCTTCCTGATCCCCGCCACCCTGCTCTTCCTGCTCTTCTTCGCCCTGCCCATCGGTTACGCGTTCTACCTCAGCTTCCGCCGCACCGAGGTCAAGGGCCTCGGCCTCGGCAAGGGTGCCCGCGACGAGGTCTGGGCCGGCCTCGCCAACTACACGGACGCCCTCTCCGACTCCGAGCTGCTGCACGGCGCGCTGCGCATCCTGGGGTACGGGCTGATCGTGGTGCCCGTGATGCTGGGCCTCGCGCTGCTGTTCGCGCTGCTGCTGGACACCGAGCGGGTCCGGCTGCGCGGTTTCACCCGGCTGGCGATCTTCCTGCCGTACGCCATCCCGGGGGTGGTGTCCGCGATGATGTGGGGGTTCCTCTACCTGCCCGACGTCAGCCCGTTCTTCTGGGTGCTGGACCACCTCGGGCTGCCGCAGCCGGACCTGCTGGACGGCGGGCCGCTCTATGCCTCGCTCGCCAACATCGCGGTCTGGGGCGGCACCGGCTTCAACATGATCGTCATCTACACCGCGCTGCGGGCGATCCCCGCCGAGGTCTTCGAGGCGGCCCGGCTGGACGGCTGTTCGCAGTGGCAGACCGCCCTGCGGATCAAGATCCCGATGGTGGCGCCCTCGCTGGTGCTGACGTTCTTCTTCTCCATCATCGCCACCCTCCAGGTGTTCAGCGAGCCCACCACGCTCAAGCCGCTCACCAACTCCCTCTCCACCACCTGGAGTCCGCTGATGAAGGTCTATCAGGACGCCTTCGTCAACAACGACATCTACGCGGCGGCGGCCCAGGCGGTCATCATCGCCGCGGTCACCCTCGCCCTCTCCTTCGGCTTCCTCCGGGCCGCCAACTCCCGTACCAAGCAGGGTGATGCACGATGA
- a CDS encoding GNAT family N-acetyltransferase produces MSLLIRTATSADLDAIVRLHTEARSTYYRGHLAPDAYAGPEEVGRSAAGWARAVDAEHATVLCAERDGVLVGVACHAVRDGGTTLTQLHVAPSQWRTGVGTALHRACADAWRRTGVRTARLEVFAPNTRAQAFYARHGWTADPHTPRVGSHLVLRLVLGDG; encoded by the coding sequence ATGTCCCTCCTGATCCGCACCGCCACGTCCGCCGACCTGGACGCGATAGTCCGCCTGCACACCGAGGCGCGGTCCACCTACTACAGGGGGCACCTCGCGCCCGACGCGTACGCGGGTCCCGAGGAGGTCGGCCGGTCCGCCGCCGGCTGGGCCCGTGCCGTGGACGCGGAGCACGCCACCGTGCTCTGCGCGGAACGTGACGGTGTCCTGGTGGGAGTCGCCTGCCACGCCGTACGCGACGGCGGCACCACCCTCACCCAGCTGCACGTGGCCCCCTCGCAGTGGCGTACGGGCGTGGGCACCGCGCTCCACCGTGCCTGCGCCGACGCTTGGCGGCGAACCGGGGTCCGCACCGCGCGGCTGGAGGTGTTCGCCCCCAACACCCGAGCCCAGGCCTTCTACGCCCGCCACGGCTGGACCGCCGACCCGCACACCCCGCGCGTCGGCAGCCACCTCGTACTGCGACTCGTTCTCGGCGACGGCTGA
- a CDS encoding DinB family protein, whose amino-acid sequence MRRMSDQPERWTQATVYPDMWADPDDDPRDNGENSPEGELPTLQDYLKDYRLTLLMKCEGLTPEQLARRSVPPSSMSLLGLVRHLAEVERDWRNWISDGEPLSKLYGARDGDFDGALAEQALVDGAYADLAREQAATDAALAGHLDLGERLGEDGIAVRELLVHRIEEYARHCGHADLLRECVDGRVGQ is encoded by the coding sequence ATGCGGCGCATGAGCGACCAGCCCGAACGATGGACCCAGGCCACCGTCTACCCCGACATGTGGGCCGATCCGGACGACGACCCCCGCGACAACGGGGAGAACAGTCCCGAGGGTGAACTGCCCACTCTGCAGGACTACCTGAAGGACTACCGCCTGACCCTTCTGATGAAGTGCGAGGGGCTCACCCCCGAGCAGCTGGCCCGCCGCAGTGTCCCGCCGTCGTCGATGTCCCTGCTCGGCCTCGTACGCCACCTCGCCGAGGTGGAGCGCGACTGGCGCAACTGGATCAGCGACGGCGAACCCCTGTCCAAGCTCTACGGCGCGCGCGACGGCGACTTCGACGGAGCCCTCGCCGAACAGGCCCTGGTGGACGGCGCGTACGCGGACCTCGCCCGCGAACAGGCCGCCACCGACGCCGCGTTGGCCGGCCATCTTGACCTCGGTGAGCGCCTCGGCGAGGACGGCATCGCCGTCCGGGAACTGCTGGTCCACCGGATCGAGGAGTACGCCCGTCACTGCGGCCACGCCGACCTGCTGCGCGAGTGCGTCGACGGGAGGGTCGGGCAGTGA
- a CDS encoding LacI family DNA-binding transcriptional regulator, translating to MSRTEPPPLSGQPGRGRRRPPTIHDVAREAGVSRGTVSRVLNGGHNVSPAALEAVNSAIRKTGYTVNRHARSLITGRSDSVAFLLTEPQERFFEDPNFNVLLRGCTSALAAHDVPLLLMIAGTEAERRRNMRYIAGHVDGVLLVSSHSGDPVVAQLHEAGVPVVTCGKPLGQGSKVSYVAADDRDGARDMVRYLYESGRRRIGTVSGPLDTPGGVERLAGYREMLAECGLPVDEDLVVPGDYSRAGGEAAGTLLLERAPGLDAVFVASDLMAQGVLTSLERAGRRVPEDIAVGGFDDSPAALDSRPALTTIRQPWDRISAEMVRVLLAQIGGEDPAAVILPTELVRRESA from the coding sequence ATGAGCCGCACTGAACCTCCCCCGCTCTCCGGGCAGCCCGGAAGGGGACGCCGCCGGCCGCCGACGATCCACGACGTGGCCCGCGAGGCGGGGGTGTCGCGCGGAACCGTCTCCCGGGTGCTGAACGGCGGCCACAACGTCAGCCCGGCCGCCCTCGAAGCGGTCAACTCGGCGATCCGCAAGACCGGTTACACGGTCAACCGGCACGCCCGCTCACTGATCACCGGCCGCTCCGACTCGGTGGCGTTCCTGCTGACGGAACCCCAGGAGCGGTTCTTCGAGGACCCCAACTTCAATGTGCTGCTGCGGGGTTGCACGAGCGCGCTGGCCGCGCACGACGTACCGCTGCTGCTGATGATCGCGGGTACGGAGGCCGAGCGGCGCCGGAACATGCGGTACATCGCCGGCCACGTGGACGGCGTCCTGCTGGTCTCCAGCCACTCCGGAGACCCGGTGGTCGCCCAGCTCCACGAGGCAGGCGTACCGGTGGTGACCTGCGGCAAGCCCCTCGGGCAGGGCTCGAAGGTCAGCTATGTCGCGGCCGACGACCGGGACGGTGCCCGGGACATGGTGCGCTACCTCTACGAGTCGGGGCGCCGGCGGATCGGTACGGTCAGCGGCCCCCTGGACACCCCGGGCGGCGTGGAGCGGCTGGCCGGGTACCGCGAGATGCTGGCCGAGTGCGGTCTGCCGGTCGACGAGGACCTGGTCGTCCCGGGCGACTACAGCCGGGCCGGCGGGGAGGCCGCGGGGACCCTGCTGCTGGAGCGCGCCCCCGGCCTGGACGCGGTCTTCGTCGCCTCCGACCTGATGGCGCAGGGCGTGCTGACCTCGCTGGAGCGGGCCGGGCGGCGAGTGCCCGAGGACATCGCGGTCGGCGGCTTCGACGACTCCCCGGCCGCGCTGGACTCCCGCCCGGCGCTGACCACGATCCGCCAGCCCTGGGACCGGATCAGCGCCGAGATGGTCCGGGTACTGCTGGCCCAGATCGGCGGCGAGGACCCGGCGGCGGTGATCCTCCCCACCGAGCTGGTGCGGCGGGAGTCGGCGTAG
- a CDS encoding carbohydrate ABC transporter permease codes for MSTQTLPIPAPASRAARAPRRFAAIPTAALLLGAVYCLLPVLWVVVASTKSGSELFSTFTFLPGSGFTDNVADLSAYRDGVYWKWMGNSALYAGVGALLSTAVSAVSGYALAVYRFRGRESIFNILLAGVLMPPVILAVPQYLLLAKADLTDSYLSVLLPVILSPYGVYLARIYATAAVPPDVIEAGRMDGGGEWRIFRTIALPMMLPGLVTVFLFQFVAVWNNFLLPYIMLSDDEKFPVTLGLFTLLQQGANTPALYTLVITGALLAILPLIALFLVVQRFWSLDLLSGAVKS; via the coding sequence ATGAGTACGCAGACCCTCCCGATTCCGGCCCCGGCTTCCCGGGCCGCCCGTGCCCCGCGCCGCTTCGCCGCGATACCCACGGCGGCACTGCTGCTGGGCGCCGTCTACTGCCTGCTGCCGGTGCTCTGGGTGGTGGTGGCGTCGACCAAGTCGGGCAGCGAGCTCTTCTCGACCTTCACCTTCCTGCCCGGTTCGGGGTTCACCGACAACGTCGCCGACCTCTCCGCGTACCGGGACGGCGTCTATTGGAAGTGGATGGGCAACTCGGCCCTGTACGCCGGGGTGGGGGCCCTGCTCTCCACGGCGGTGTCGGCGGTCTCCGGGTACGCCCTGGCCGTCTACCGTTTCCGGGGCCGGGAGTCGATCTTCAACATCCTGCTCGCCGGGGTGCTGATGCCGCCGGTGATCCTGGCGGTCCCGCAGTACCTGCTGCTCGCGAAGGCCGACCTCACGGACTCGTACCTCTCGGTGCTGCTGCCCGTGATCCTCTCCCCGTACGGCGTCTACCTCGCCCGGATCTACGCGACGGCCGCCGTGCCGCCCGACGTGATCGAGGCGGGCCGGATGGACGGCGGCGGCGAGTGGCGGATCTTCCGCACCATCGCGCTGCCGATGATGCTGCCGGGGCTGGTGACGGTGTTCCTGTTCCAGTTCGTCGCGGTCTGGAACAACTTCCTGCTGCCCTACATCATGCTGAGCGACGACGAGAAGTTCCCGGTCACCCTCGGGCTCTTCACCCTGCTCCAGCAGGGCGCGAACACGCCGGCCCTCTATACGCTGGTGATCACCGGTGCGCTGCTGGCGATCCTGCCCCTGATCGCGCTCTTCCTGGTCGTCCAGCGGTTCTGGAGTCTCGACCTGCTCTCGGGCGCCGTAAAGTCCTGA